A window from Chloroflexaceae bacterium encodes these proteins:
- the bchL gene encoding ferredoxin:protochlorophyllide reductase (ATP-dependent) iron-sulfur ATP-binding protein, giving the protein MSLILAVYGKGGIGKSTTSANLSAAMALKGAKVLQIGCDPKHDSTFPLTGLLQPTVIDVLEEVDFHVEDVVREDVIRTGFAGVDTLESGGPPAGSGCGGYVVGETVKLLKEFGLYHKYDVIVFDVLGDVVCGGFSAPLNYADYGLIVACNDFDSIFAANRLCLAIAQKSQRHKVRMAGVIANRVDPEFGGTELLEQFVETVGTRIIGRVPYHDLIRRSRLAGKTLFEMEGEGKEECVRPFYDMAEYLLGQPEATVPNPLHDRAIFDAVGGWK; this is encoded by the coding sequence ATGAGTCTGATCCTCGCGGTCTACGGCAAAGGCGGCATTGGCAAATCAACCACCAGCGCCAACCTTTCCGCAGCCATGGCCCTCAAGGGCGCCAAAGTGTTGCAGATCGGCTGCGATCCAAAGCACGACAGCACCTTCCCACTTACCGGCTTGCTCCAGCCCACGGTGATTGATGTGCTGGAGGAGGTGGACTTCCATGTGGAGGATGTGGTCCGCGAGGACGTGATCCGCACCGGATTCGCCGGCGTGGATACGCTGGAGTCCGGCGGTCCGCCCGCCGGCTCCGGCTGCGGCGGCTACGTCGTTGGCGAGACGGTGAAGCTGCTGAAGGAGTTTGGTCTGTACCACAAGTATGACGTGATCGTCTTCGATGTGCTGGGCGACGTGGTGTGCGGCGGCTTCTCCGCCCCGCTCAACTATGCCGACTACGGGCTGATCGTCGCCTGCAACGACTTCGACAGCATCTTCGCCGCCAATCGCCTCTGTCTGGCGATCGCCCAGAAGAGCCAGCGCCACAAGGTGAGGATGGCCGGCGTGATCGCCAACCGGGTTGACCCGGAGTTCGGCGGCACCGAATTGCTCGAGCAGTTTGTCGAAACCGTCGGCACCAGGATCATCGGCCGCGTGCCCTACCACGATCTGATTCGCCGTTCGCGCCTGGCCGGCAAGACCCTGTTCGAGATGGAGGGCGAGGGCAAAGAAGAGTGCGTCAGGCCCTTCTACGACATGGCCGAGTACTTGCTGGGCCAACCCGAGGCCACCGTGCCCAATCCGCTGCACGATCGGGCGATCTTCGACGCTGTGGGCGGCTGGAAGTAG
- a CDS encoding ferredoxin:protochlorophyllide reductase (ATP-dependent) subunit B: protein MRLAYWMYEGTAHHGVGRIANSMRGVHAVFHAPQGDDYVTTIFTMLERTPGFPAMTTSVVSGTDLARGTIRLPETLRQVEASKKPDLIVVVASCSTILLQENLEIAARSAGVGCEVLVFDANPYRMAETRAADALFTELVRRYAAPQALTPRPSVNILGPSSLGFHARHDLIALRRMLRALGVEVNVVAPWGASLDDLRRLPAAWATIAPYRELGRLAAEHLQAQFGVPALCEAPIGVQPTLRWLNALVELLNQVGARAAGPAFAPVALPPLTAFSLDGMSAPSNVPWFARTADMESFSGKTAFVFGDATHTVGVVKFLADELGMPIVGAGTYLLKEADWVREQLRGYVSDDQFLATDEFQQVAARLADLRPELVCGTQMERHTARRYDLNCMVIAPPTHIENHLLAYRPFLGFDGADVIADEVYTTCTLGMEKHLIDLFGDAGLDDDRAPAANGAPAPAVELAEPVTQAASALASANGGAAAIAPPPVQTVVNPVWTSEAEAMLKKVPFFVRGRVRANVEKYARERGHAEITAEVLLAAKEALGA from the coding sequence ATGCGACTAGCCTACTGGATGTACGAGGGCACCGCCCACCACGGCGTTGGCCGGATCGCCAACTCGATGCGCGGCGTCCACGCCGTCTTCCACGCGCCCCAGGGCGATGACTATGTGACGACGATTTTCACCATGCTGGAGCGCACCCCTGGCTTCCCCGCCATGACCACCAGCGTGGTGAGCGGCACCGACCTGGCCCGGGGCACCATCCGCCTGCCCGAAACCCTGCGACAGGTCGAGGCCAGCAAGAAGCCCGATCTCATCGTGGTTGTGGCGTCGTGCTCCACCATTCTGCTTCAGGAGAACCTGGAGATCGCCGCGCGCTCTGCGGGCGTCGGCTGCGAGGTGCTGGTCTTCGACGCCAATCCCTACCGCATGGCCGAGACCCGCGCCGCCGATGCGCTGTTCACCGAACTGGTGCGGCGCTACGCCGCGCCCCAGGCCCTGACGCCCCGCCCCAGCGTCAACATCCTCGGCCCCTCCTCGCTCGGCTTCCACGCCCGGCACGACCTGATCGCCCTGCGGCGCATGCTGCGGGCGCTCGGCGTGGAGGTCAATGTTGTCGCTCCCTGGGGCGCTTCGCTCGACGACCTGCGACGCCTCCCCGCCGCCTGGGCAACTATCGCGCCCTACCGCGAACTGGGACGCCTGGCCGCCGAACATCTGCAAGCGCAGTTCGGCGTGCCTGCCCTGTGCGAGGCCCCCATCGGCGTGCAGCCCACCCTGCGCTGGCTCAACGCGCTGGTTGAGCTTCTCAATCAGGTCGGCGCCCGCGCCGCCGGGCCCGCCTTTGCGCCGGTCGCCCTGCCGCCTCTCACCGCCTTCTCCCTCGATGGCATGTCAGCCCCCTCCAACGTGCCATGGTTCGCCCGCACCGCCGATATGGAAAGCTTCTCCGGCAAGACCGCCTTTGTCTTCGGCGACGCGACCCACACCGTCGGGGTGGTGAAGTTCCTGGCCGATGAACTGGGGATGCCCATCGTGGGCGCGGGCACCTATCTGCTTAAGGAGGCCGACTGGGTGCGCGAACAGCTCCGAGGCTACGTCAGCGATGATCAGTTCCTGGCCACCGACGAGTTCCAGCAGGTAGCCGCCCGCCTGGCCGACCTGCGCCCGGAGCTGGTCTGCGGCACGCAGATGGAGCGCCATACCGCCCGTCGCTATGACCTGAACTGTATGGTCATCGCGCCGCCGACCCATATCGAGAACCACCTGCTGGCCTACCGCCCCTTCCTCGGCTTCGACGGCGCCGATGTGATCGCCGATGAGGTGTACACCACCTGCACCCTGGGCATGGAGAAGCACCTGATTGACCTCTTTGGCGACGCGGGCCTTGATGACGACAGGGCCCCCGCCGCCAACGGCGCGCCGGCGCCCGCCGTCGAGCTTGCCGAACCTGTGACCCAGGCCGCGTCGGCCCTCGCCTCCGCCAACGGCGGCGCGGCGGCCATCGCGCCCCCGCCTGTTCAGACCGTCGTGAATCCGGTCTGGACCTCCGAGGCTGAGGCTATGCTGAAGAAGGTGCCTTTCTTCGTGCGGGGCCGGGTGCGCGCCAATGTCGAGAAGTACGCCCGCGAGCGCGGTCACGCCGAGATCACCGCCGAGGTGCTGCTCGCCGCCAAGGAGGCCCTGGGGGCGTAA
- a CDS encoding Coenzyme F420 hydrogenase/dehydrogenase, beta subunit C-terminal domain, which translates to MATTPARPLHEITLLSQAERFKGRPKLCSDCGVCGGELRPAMARACVFVHNQHEDLEMRLHGRNRRDGDELLFGIYRAIHVIRLRPVNPAAQWSGVVTALGALLLEQGLVEGVITTRAVPGTRWAPLPFLARAPAEVIASAGNKPCLSPNLEVLDEVRACGLKRLAFIGTGCQVHALRALEAELGLERLYVIGIPCTDNTAYPDLMRFLKVVSRSPETVVHHEFMQDFRVHLRHEDGRIEKVNFVDLDVGKLGGERGIFPPACLSCFDYQNGLSDLTIGYMGAPLPPEERWQWTLVRTERGEELFNLIRPRLELGQLTQGGDRRAGMRAYVRMLRQPPRRPPAPVRKFVAWMQRTRGTKGLEFARGVIEMKLIRNLVYVRDQHARLERRIVPGYVYRALAGVADVYEQEFGRPLTPP; encoded by the coding sequence ATGGCAACCACACCCGCCCGACCGCTGCACGAGATCACCCTGCTGAGCCAGGCCGAACGCTTCAAAGGTCGCCCGAAGCTCTGCTCCGATTGTGGCGTGTGCGGCGGCGAGTTGCGCCCGGCGATGGCGCGGGCGTGCGTCTTCGTCCACAATCAGCACGAGGACCTCGAAATGCGCCTCCACGGTCGGAACCGGCGTGATGGCGACGAGTTGCTGTTCGGCATCTACCGGGCCATCCATGTCATCCGTCTGCGCCCGGTCAACCCCGCGGCCCAGTGGAGCGGCGTGGTGACCGCTCTGGGCGCGCTGCTGCTCGAACAGGGCCTGGTGGAGGGAGTGATCACCACGCGGGCTGTGCCGGGCACGCGCTGGGCGCCGCTGCCCTTCCTGGCCCGCGCCCCCGCCGAGGTAATCGCCTCCGCCGGCAACAAGCCCTGCCTCTCGCCCAACCTGGAGGTGCTCGACGAGGTGCGGGCGTGCGGTCTCAAACGCCTGGCCTTTATCGGCACCGGTTGCCAGGTGCACGCCCTGCGGGCGCTCGAAGCGGAACTGGGCCTGGAACGGCTCTATGTGATCGGCATCCCCTGCACCGACAACACCGCCTACCCCGACCTCATGCGCTTCCTCAAGGTGGTCTCCAGGTCGCCCGAAACGGTCGTGCATCACGAGTTTATGCAGGATTTCCGCGTCCACCTGCGCCACGAGGACGGGCGCATCGAGAAGGTCAACTTCGTTGACCTGGACGTTGGAAAACTCGGCGGCGAGCGGGGCATCTTTCCCCCCGCCTGCCTGAGTTGTTTCGATTACCAGAACGGCCTGTCGGACCTGACCATCGGCTACATGGGCGCGCCGCTGCCGCCGGAGGAACGCTGGCAGTGGACCCTGGTGCGCACCGAGCGGGGCGAGGAACTCTTCAACCTGATCCGCCCTCGTCTGGAGCTGGGCCAGCTCACCCAGGGCGGCGACCGCCGGGCCGGGATGCGCGCCTACGTGCGCATGCTGCGCCAGCCCCCCCGGCGCCCACCCGCGCCGGTGCGCAAGTTCGTCGCCTGGATGCAGCGCACCAGAGGCACTAAAGGTCTCGAATTCGCCCGCGGGGTGATCGAGATGAAACTGATCCGCAACCTGGTTTACGTGCGCGACCAGCACGCCCGCCTGGAGCGCCGCATCGTTCCGGGCTATGTCTATCGCGCCCTGGCCGGCGTCGCCGACGTGTATGAGCAGGAGTTCGGTCGCCCCCTGACTCCTCCATAG